One window of Streptomyces sp. NBC_00273 genomic DNA carries:
- a CDS encoding DinB family protein yields the protein MFVHPDEDTRTDGGFQGERAVLAGYLRDQRLTLELKCAGLDAEAMARRSVEPSNLSLLGLVRHLAGVEQYWFRQVMAGQEIRRHYRTEEDRVGEFTGAVADPEVVADAWATWRAEVAFAEQLVAEAADLGVTGDSGHGDEPMELREVLVHMIEEYARHNGHADFLRERIDGRVGQ from the coding sequence ATGTTCGTCCACCCCGACGAGGACACCCGGACCGACGGCGGGTTCCAGGGCGAGCGCGCCGTACTCGCCGGCTACCTGCGCGACCAGCGCCTGACGCTGGAGCTCAAGTGCGCGGGCCTCGACGCGGAGGCCATGGCGCGGCGCTCGGTGGAACCGTCCAACCTGTCCCTCCTGGGTCTCGTGCGCCACCTCGCGGGCGTCGAGCAGTACTGGTTCCGGCAGGTCATGGCGGGCCAGGAGATACGTCGGCACTACCGCACGGAGGAGGACCGCGTGGGGGAGTTCACCGGCGCGGTGGCCGACCCCGAGGTGGTTGCGGACGCGTGGGCCACCTGGCGCGCCGAAGTCGCCTTCGCGGAACAACTGGTCGCGGAGGCCGCCGACCTGGGCGTCACGGGTGACAGCGGACACGGCGACGAGCCGATGGAGCTCCGCGAGGTCCTGGTCCACATGATCGAGGAATACGCCCGCCACAACGGCCACGCGGACTTCCTACGGGAACGCATCGACGGGCGAGTGGGGCAGTGA
- a CDS encoding HAD-IA family hydrolase has protein sequence MPASTTTAPVALTAKALLLDMDGTIVNSDAVVERCWRDWAVSHGLDPQEAMKVVHGRQGYATMAVLLPDRPMEVNHAENAVMLARETADTDGVVPVPGAPEFMAAIDGLPHALVTSADTALATARMTAAALPMPEVRVTAESVQASKPDPEGFLMGAAALGVDPADCIVFEDSAAGITAGRAAGMRVIGVGPRAAAHAPTAHVPDLTALHVTTTPDGSITITLHPAA, from the coding sequence ATGCCGGCCAGCACCACCACCGCACCCGTCGCCCTCACCGCCAAGGCCCTGCTCCTGGACATGGACGGCACGATCGTCAACTCCGACGCGGTGGTCGAGCGCTGCTGGCGCGACTGGGCGGTCTCCCACGGGCTGGACCCGCAGGAGGCCATGAAGGTGGTCCACGGCCGCCAGGGCTACGCCACCATGGCCGTACTCCTGCCGGACCGCCCCATGGAGGTCAACCACGCCGAGAACGCGGTGATGCTGGCCCGCGAAACGGCCGACACCGACGGAGTGGTCCCGGTCCCGGGCGCCCCGGAGTTCATGGCCGCGATCGACGGGCTGCCGCACGCCCTGGTCACCTCCGCCGACACCGCCCTGGCCACGGCGCGGATGACCGCCGCTGCCCTGCCGATGCCCGAGGTACGGGTCACGGCCGAGTCCGTCCAGGCCAGCAAGCCCGACCCCGAGGGCTTCCTCATGGGCGCCGCCGCGCTGGGCGTGGATCCGGCCGACTGCATCGTCTTCGAGGACTCGGCCGCGGGCATCACCGCGGGCCGGGCGGCGGGCATGCGCGTGATCGGCGTGGGCCCCCGCGCAGCCGCCCACGCCCCGACGGCCCACGTCCCGGACCTGACGGCACTCCACGTCACGACCACCCCGGACGGCTCGATCACCATCACCCTCCACCCGGCGGCCTAA
- a CDS encoding peptidoglycan-binding domain-containing protein encodes MSRQHCPECGAAGAGCGCVPGAGFNPLRIRPYVTLSDPAEPDTPVAPQPVSGVVAPEPPAPAPDDTPAYGIPVPPQDGPWPAGPAGPAHASHPAETVRLRTIPSAGHTHDSKAGRGGGGGGGPEKRTGPAARKPLALLIGAAAAVALSGTAVAVWALPGSTENNEAVLLDAKASTPVTSAAPAAPSASPSPSKGSHSPSASPSPSASKSASPSPSPSPSASRTSAPPSPSPSPSASRSASPPPKQAPTLRHGDSGSEVEKLQRLLAAQGLYRGRINGRFDWRVEEAVSEFQYDRGIDDQEWGFYGPVTRKALEG; translated from the coding sequence GTGAGCCGTCAGCACTGTCCAGAATGCGGTGCCGCCGGCGCCGGCTGCGGGTGCGTGCCGGGTGCGGGTTTCAACCCCCTGCGCATCCGCCCGTACGTGACGCTGTCCGACCCCGCCGAGCCGGACACCCCGGTGGCCCCGCAACCCGTGTCCGGCGTGGTGGCCCCGGAGCCGCCGGCGCCGGCGCCGGACGACACCCCTGCGTACGGGATACCCGTGCCGCCGCAGGACGGGCCGTGGCCTGCGGGGCCTGCCGGACCTGCGCACGCCTCGCACCCGGCCGAGACGGTCCGGCTCCGGACGATCCCGTCAGCAGGCCACACGCACGACAGCAAAGCGGGAAGGGGTGGGGGCGGGGGCGGGGGCCCGGAGAAGCGAACCGGCCCGGCCGCCCGCAAGCCACTCGCCCTGTTGATCGGCGCCGCGGCGGCGGTCGCCCTCAGCGGGACGGCCGTGGCGGTGTGGGCGCTCCCGGGTTCCACCGAGAACAACGAGGCCGTGCTGCTGGACGCGAAGGCGTCGACGCCCGTGACGAGCGCCGCCCCCGCCGCGCCCTCCGCGAGCCCGTCCCCGAGCAAGGGCAGCCATTCCCCCTCGGCCTCCCCGTCACCGAGCGCCTCGAAGTCGGCGTCGCCGTCGCCGTCCCCGTCGCCGAGCGCCTCCCGCACATCGGCGCCCCCGTCCCCCAGCCCGTCTCCGAGCGCGAGCCGCTCCGCCAGTCCGCCGCCCAAGCAGGCCCCGACCCTGCGGCACGGGGATTCGGGTTCGGAGGTGGAGAAGCTCCAGCGGCTGCTGGCGGCGCAGGGCCTGTACCGGGGGCGGATCAACGGTCGGTTCGACTGGCGGGTGGAGGAGGCCGTGTCGGAGTTCCAGTACGACAGGGGCATCGACGATCAGGAGTGGGGCTTCTACGGTCCGGTGACCCGCAAGGCCCTGGAGGGATGA
- a CDS encoding MDR family MFS transporter encodes MAQDVSAQGPGPVFDPEKTGPAAEHASRDVLVSIGALLLGLLIAALDQTIVSTALPTIVSDLGGMAHLSWVVTAYMLASTAATPLWGKLGDQYGRKKLFQYAIVLFLIGSALCGIAQDMPQLIGFRALQGLGGGGLIVLSMAIVGDIVPPRERGKYQGLFGAVFGATSVLGPLLGGLFVDNLSWRWVFYINLPIGLVALVVIAAVLHIPARSSQHTIDYLGTFLIACVATCLVLVASLGGTWGWGSAQIIGVAVLGAVLLVCFLLVERKAAEPVLPLGLFRIRTFTLCSAISFVVGFAMFGAMVYLPTFLQIVQGVSPTMSGVHMLPMVIGMLLTSTVSGQIVSRTGRWKVFPIAGTAVTALGLLLLHQLHRTSSTWEMSVYFFVFGAGLGLVMQVLVLVVQNAVSYADLGVATSGATFFRSIGASFGVAIFGTVFTNQLDDKLAASLAGVTLPAGASVAQLEADPRAIGALPAELQPQVLDAYATAITDVFLYAVPIVLIAFVIAWFLKEDKLRGSVTAPDVTETLASNPVQRSSHDEVARALSVLGTREGRRHVYEKITEKAGYDLLPASSWLLLRIKRYGSAEPAVLAERVNVPLKVVTDAARQIEERGLAVREGLPLVLTGQGRACATKLAEARQESLAELLGDWWGPDRPTDLVKLVRQINMELCGSDAEEPYDALPRRDHAAP; translated from the coding sequence ATGGCCCAGGACGTGAGTGCGCAGGGCCCGGGCCCCGTTTTCGACCCGGAGAAGACCGGCCCCGCCGCCGAGCACGCCTCCCGCGACGTCCTCGTCTCCATCGGAGCCCTGCTGCTGGGCCTGCTGATCGCCGCCCTCGACCAGACCATCGTCTCCACCGCCCTGCCGACCATCGTCAGCGACCTCGGCGGCATGGCGCACCTGTCCTGGGTCGTCACCGCCTACATGCTCGCCTCCACCGCCGCCACCCCCCTGTGGGGCAAGCTCGGCGACCAGTACGGACGCAAGAAGCTCTTCCAGTACGCCATCGTCCTCTTCCTCATCGGGTCGGCGCTGTGCGGGATCGCCCAGGACATGCCCCAGCTCATCGGCTTCCGCGCCCTGCAAGGCTTGGGCGGCGGCGGACTGATCGTGCTGTCGATGGCGATCGTCGGCGACATCGTCCCGCCGCGCGAACGCGGCAAGTACCAAGGCCTCTTCGGTGCCGTCTTCGGCGCGACCAGCGTGCTGGGCCCGCTGCTGGGCGGCCTGTTCGTGGACAACCTGTCGTGGCGCTGGGTCTTCTACATCAACCTCCCGATCGGTCTCGTCGCGCTCGTCGTCATCGCTGCCGTCCTGCACATTCCGGCGCGCTCCTCGCAGCACACCATCGACTACCTCGGTACGTTCCTCATCGCCTGCGTCGCCACGTGTCTCGTGCTCGTCGCCTCCCTCGGCGGTACCTGGGGCTGGGGTTCGGCCCAGATCATCGGCGTCGCCGTCCTCGGCGCCGTACTGCTCGTCTGCTTCCTCCTCGTGGAGCGCAAGGCCGCCGAACCCGTCCTGCCGCTGGGTCTGTTCCGCATCCGCACCTTCACCCTCTGCTCGGCGATCAGCTTCGTCGTCGGCTTCGCGATGTTCGGCGCGATGGTCTACCTGCCGACCTTCCTCCAGATCGTCCAGGGCGTCTCACCGACCATGTCCGGCGTCCACATGCTGCCGATGGTGATCGGCATGCTGCTCACCTCCACCGTCTCCGGCCAGATCGTCAGCCGTACCGGCCGCTGGAAGGTCTTCCCGATCGCGGGCACGGCCGTGACCGCGCTCGGTCTGCTCCTCCTGCACCAGTTGCACCGCACCAGCTCCACCTGGGAGATGAGCGTCTACTTCTTCGTCTTCGGCGCCGGACTGGGCCTGGTCATGCAGGTGCTCGTCCTGGTGGTGCAGAACGCCGTCAGCTACGCCGACCTCGGCGTCGCCACCTCCGGTGCCACCTTCTTCCGCTCCATCGGCGCCTCCTTCGGCGTCGCCATCTTCGGCACGGTCTTCACCAACCAGCTCGATGACAAGCTGGCCGCCTCCCTCGCGGGAGTCACGCTGCCGGCCGGTGCCAGCGTCGCGCAGCTGGAGGCCGACCCGCGGGCCATCGGCGCACTCCCCGCCGAGCTCCAGCCGCAGGTGCTCGACGCCTACGCGACCGCCATCACCGACGTGTTCCTCTACGCGGTGCCGATCGTCCTGATCGCCTTCGTGATCGCCTGGTTCCTGAAGGAGGACAAGCTCCGCGGTTCGGTCACCGCCCCGGACGTGACGGAGACCCTGGCTTCCAACCCGGTCCAGCGCTCCTCCCACGACGAGGTCGCCCGTGCCCTGTCGGTCCTCGGCACCCGTGAGGGACGCCGACACGTCTACGAGAAGATCACCGAGAAGGCGGGTTACGACCTGCTGCCCGCCTCCAGCTGGCTGCTGCTGCGGATCAAGAGGTACGGCTCCGCGGAGCCCGCGGTGCTCGCCGAGCGCGTCAACGTGCCGCTGAAGGTCGTCACGGACGCCGCCCGCCAGATCGAGGAGCGCGGGCTCGCCGTCCGGGAAGGGCTGCCCCTGGTCCTGACCGGCCAGGGGCGCGCGTGCGCCACGAAGCTCGCGGAGGCACGGCAGGAGTCCCTCGCCGAGCTCCTCGGCGACTGGTGGGGTCCGGACCGTCCGACGGACCTGGTGAAACTGGTGCGGCAGATCAACATGGAGCTGTGCGGTTCCGACGCCGAGGAGCCCTACGACGCCCTGCCCCGCCGGGACCACGCCGCCCCCTAG
- a CDS encoding IS982 family transposase, whose protein sequence is MTTNLETLATALYVRIDDSLAGTRRTGRPPRLTDAELLTLAVMQALLGFVSEARWLRFARTHLAAEFPYLPEQSGYNKRLRAANTLLSRFIRTLARDTDLWHDDVWVVDSTPVECARSRPTVKRSDLAGLAAYSYCPSHSRFFWGLRLHLLCTPGGLPIAWALANPKTDEREVLADILTGDQDLLATHPGQTIVGDKGYVSKHLDAFMADHGLTLLRPSYRNKKPRPGEHLLKPIRQLIESVNDTLKGQLDLERHGARTPAGVLARVGQRILALTAAIWHNRSNETPVARSLIAYDH, encoded by the coding sequence GTGACGACAAACCTGGAGACCCTCGCGACTGCACTGTACGTGAGGATCGATGACTCTCTGGCAGGAACGCGGCGGACAGGCCGTCCGCCGAGGCTGACGGACGCCGAACTGTTGACACTCGCGGTCATGCAGGCCCTGCTCGGCTTCGTCTCCGAGGCACGCTGGCTGCGGTTCGCCCGCACCCATCTAGCCGCCGAATTCCCCTACCTGCCCGAACAGTCCGGCTACAACAAGCGTTTACGGGCCGCAAACACCCTGCTCAGCCGCTTCATCCGCACCCTCGCCCGCGACACCGACCTGTGGCACGACGACGTATGGGTCGTGGACTCCACACCCGTCGAATGTGCACGCTCCCGACCCACCGTCAAACGATCCGACCTCGCCGGCTTGGCCGCCTACTCCTACTGCCCCTCGCACTCACGGTTCTTCTGGGGCCTGCGCCTGCACCTGCTCTGCACACCCGGCGGCCTGCCAATCGCCTGGGCCCTGGCCAACCCCAAAACCGACGAACGCGAGGTCCTGGCCGACATACTCACAGGCGACCAGGACCTGCTGGCCACCCATCCCGGGCAGACGATCGTCGGCGACAAGGGCTACGTCTCCAAGCACCTGGACGCCTTCATGGCCGACCACGGCCTGACCCTGCTGCGGCCCAGCTACCGCAACAAGAAGCCCCGGCCGGGTGAGCACCTCCTCAAGCCGATCCGGCAGCTCATCGAGTCGGTCAACGACACCCTCAAAGGCCAGCTCGACCTCGAACGACACGGGGCCAGAACCCCAGCCGGAGTCCTGGCCCGCGTCGGACAACGCATCCTCGCCCTCACCGCAGCCATCTGGCACAACCGATCCAACGAAACACCGGTCGCACGATCACTGATCGCCTACGACCACTGA
- a CDS encoding GNAT family N-acetyltransferase, with translation MTTHSEHRTPTLSWTVTPEPFTTRDATALRRAYYAEVAGRYWNRQVTEAEIDQGLVDFPDDGLTPPTGRFVVGRLDGEPLACGGIRLIDPRTAELTRVYVDRRARGTGGGAALLEVLEAEARALGAERVRLDTRSDLVEARALYARHGYAEIPAYNSGPYADHWFEKRLA, from the coding sequence ATGACCACTCACAGCGAACACCGCACACCCACCCTGTCGTGGACCGTGACCCCCGAACCCTTCACCACCCGGGACGCCACCGCCCTGCGCCGCGCGTACTACGCGGAGGTCGCCGGCCGTTACTGGAACCGGCAGGTCACCGAGGCCGAGATCGACCAAGGACTGGTGGACTTCCCGGACGACGGGCTGACCCCACCGACGGGACGGTTCGTCGTCGGCAGACTCGACGGCGAGCCCCTGGCGTGCGGCGGGATCCGACTGATAGACCCCCGGACCGCCGAGCTCACCAGGGTGTACGTCGACCGGCGCGCCCGCGGAACGGGCGGCGGGGCGGCCCTGCTGGAGGTCCTGGAGGCTGAGGCCCGTGCGCTCGGCGCCGAGCGGGTCCGGCTGGACACCCGATCGGACCTCGTGGAGGCCCGGGCGTTGTACGCGCGGCACGGGTATGCAGAAATACCGGCTTACAACTCCGGCCCGTACGCAGACCACTGGTTCGAGAAGCGCCTGGCCTGA
- a CDS encoding nuclear transport factor 2 family protein, whose amino-acid sequence MSEHPDCALVRRGYEAFGRGDMETMSTLLTADAIHHVPGSNPLSGHHKGRENVLDLYRRLGEETNGTFQVDLESVLADGRGHVMSFHTVRADRGDRGIEIRQGLFFTIIGNKITDVDQCTADIDEEDVFWS is encoded by the coding sequence ATGTCAGAGCATCCCGACTGTGCCCTGGTCCGCCGTGGCTACGAGGCTTTCGGCAGGGGCGACATGGAGACGATGAGCACGTTGCTGACGGCCGATGCCATCCACCACGTGCCGGGCAGCAACCCGCTGTCCGGGCATCACAAGGGGCGGGAGAACGTCCTGGACCTGTACCGCCGCCTCGGCGAGGAGACGAACGGCACCTTCCAAGTGGATCTGGAATCGGTGCTGGCGGACGGGCGGGGGCACGTGATGAGCTTCCACACGGTACGAGCCGACCGCGGTGACCGCGGCATCGAGATCCGCCAGGGGCTCTTCTTCACGATCATCGGGAACAAGATCACCGATGTCGACCAGTGCACCGCTGACATCGACGAGGAAGACGTCTTCTGGAGCTGA
- a CDS encoding antibiotic biosynthesis monooxygenase family protein: MPSVVKINVLTVPAEQREILEQRFASRAGMVENSDGFEWFELLRPVEGTDQYLVYTRWRSEQDFQAWMEGPMKAAHQGGGQGGGQGGEGGGERPKPAASASTVWSFEVVQQAAPKQA; the protein is encoded by the coding sequence GTGCCTAGCGTCGTAAAGATCAACGTACTGACGGTTCCCGCCGAGCAGCGGGAGATCCTGGAGCAGCGCTTCGCCTCCCGGGCCGGGATGGTGGAGAACTCGGACGGGTTCGAGTGGTTCGAGCTGCTGCGCCCGGTGGAGGGCACGGACCAGTACCTGGTCTACACGCGCTGGCGTTCGGAGCAGGATTTCCAGGCGTGGATGGAGGGCCCGATGAAGGCCGCCCACCAGGGCGGCGGCCAGGGCGGAGGCCAGGGCGGCGAGGGCGGCGGCGAGCGGCCGAAGCCCGCGGCTTCCGCCTCGACGGTGTGGTCGTTCGAGGTCGTGCAGCAGGCGGCGCCGAAGCAGGCCTGA
- a CDS encoding antitoxin has product MSMLDKLKDLIKGHPDQARQGVEKAGDAFDAKTGNKYQSQVDTAQQKLNEQIGKEPPAPGGSRPPQT; this is encoded by the coding sequence ATGTCCATGCTTGACAAGCTCAAGGACCTCATCAAGGGACACCCTGACCAGGCCCGCCAAGGCGTCGAGAAGGCCGGAGACGCCTTCGACGCGAAGACCGGGAACAAGTACCAGAGCCAGGTCGACACGGCGCAGCAGAAGCTCAACGAACAGATCGGCAAGGAGCCGCCCGCGCCCGGTGGGAGCAGGCCGCCCCAGACCTGA
- a CDS encoding bifunctional glycosyltransferase 87/phosphatase PAP2 family protein has translation MANAAEHSGANGHAGVIGGHGRLGAARLLLWALAGALAVRQAASVLRVPPVEWLSGFHLPGSLPGSVYDTGQFSDTPFAGLVLKPLVGLAAPSLEVAWTLVTLLCVAAIGLVAARGLPDPVPRRTALLAAPVLTALMMVSLPVREAASPGQTAVLPVLLVLLAVFRVPGDRPAGFLVGLAAALQPALLLFAPLLWLTGRRPTARSASATFAGATALSWAAMPRDSWTYWVQHLAGTGLGGAPDGLANQSVHGALLRFGLTGPLEILLYAALASSIVWIGLRRAVRYARDGQLLLAVAVTGCVAVAVSPTGWRHQLLWVLLAVAGKVGKRAADRPVWPVAVVLAMTLPSTMLLPNLAALAPVRDNVLLLAAVAAACAVPFLPRSSAYWREPVPTDYGRPAAARWARVPLMPFWRRVLSRPNLLLELLLIRVGYSIYSHIRAAAPTSRSLAEGNGSQIHGIERALGIDIEHAVNHAVVNTPWLEAFFNFYYTSFHFVVPLTILGVLYWRRPGDYRWARASLGLATVLALIGFWLYPLAPPRLMPGLGFIDTVHGPQDLANPSYGAMTAISNQYAAMPSLHFGWSLWCGIVIVVLAPKGWQKLLGALHPLITVCAIVATANHWVLDAVGGAVVVSAGFGLVYALSGPRGLHVSLPAQQRRDDAERAASAAAPVAGSRS, from the coding sequence GTGGCTAACGCGGCAGAGCACAGCGGTGCGAACGGACATGCCGGAGTCATAGGCGGTCACGGCAGGCTCGGGGCGGCTCGGCTTCTTCTATGGGCGCTGGCCGGCGCACTCGCCGTCAGACAGGCCGCCTCCGTGCTGCGGGTGCCACCGGTCGAGTGGCTGAGCGGCTTCCACCTCCCCGGCAGCCTGCCCGGATCGGTCTACGACACCGGCCAGTTCTCCGACACCCCCTTCGCCGGACTGGTCCTCAAGCCGCTGGTCGGCCTGGCCGCCCCGTCGTTGGAGGTCGCCTGGACCCTCGTGACGCTGCTGTGCGTCGCCGCCATCGGGCTCGTCGCCGCCCGCGGCCTGCCCGACCCGGTGCCGCGGCGCACCGCGCTGCTCGCCGCACCCGTGCTCACGGCCCTGATGATGGTCTCGCTGCCCGTGCGCGAGGCCGCCTCACCCGGCCAGACCGCCGTCCTGCCCGTTCTGCTGGTGCTCCTCGCCGTGTTCCGCGTGCCCGGCGACCGGCCCGCCGGTTTCCTCGTCGGTCTCGCCGCCGCGCTCCAGCCCGCGCTGCTGCTGTTCGCCCCGCTGCTGTGGCTGACCGGACGCCGCCCCACCGCGCGGAGCGCCTCCGCGACCTTCGCCGGAGCCACCGCGCTGTCCTGGGCGGCCATGCCGCGCGACTCCTGGACGTACTGGGTCCAGCACCTGGCCGGTACCGGCCTCGGCGGAGCTCCCGACGGCCTCGCCAACCAGTCCGTGCACGGCGCGCTGCTGCGCTTCGGCCTGACCGGACCGCTCGAAATCCTGCTGTACGCCGCCCTCGCGTCCTCCATCGTCTGGATCGGCCTGCGCCGCGCGGTCCGCTACGCCCGCGACGGCCAGCTGCTGCTCGCCGTCGCCGTCACCGGCTGCGTGGCCGTCGCCGTGTCCCCGACCGGCTGGCGCCACCAGCTGCTGTGGGTGCTCCTCGCCGTCGCCGGCAAGGTGGGCAAGCGCGCCGCCGACCGGCCGGTGTGGCCGGTGGCCGTGGTCCTGGCCATGACCCTGCCGAGCACGATGCTGCTGCCGAACCTGGCCGCGCTGGCTCCCGTACGCGACAACGTGCTGCTGCTCGCCGCCGTGGCCGCGGCCTGCGCCGTACCGTTCCTGCCGCGCTCGTCGGCGTACTGGCGCGAGCCCGTACCCACCGACTACGGGCGGCCCGCGGCGGCCCGCTGGGCGCGGGTGCCGCTGATGCCGTTCTGGCGGCGGGTGCTGTCCCGCCCGAACCTGCTGCTGGAACTCCTGCTGATACGGGTGGGCTACTCGATCTACTCGCACATCCGGGCCGCCGCACCCACCAGCCGCAGCCTCGCGGAGGGCAACGGCAGCCAGATCCACGGGATCGAGCGCGCGCTGGGCATCGACATCGAACACGCCGTGAACCACGCCGTGGTGAACACGCCCTGGTTGGAGGCGTTCTTCAACTTCTACTACACCTCCTTCCACTTCGTGGTCCCGCTGACGATCCTGGGAGTCCTGTACTGGCGGCGCCCCGGCGACTACCGGTGGGCGCGGGCCTCGCTGGGGCTGGCCACGGTGTTGGCCCTCATAGGCTTTTGGCTCTACCCGCTCGCGCCGCCGCGCCTGATGCCCGGCCTCGGCTTCATCGACACCGTGCACGGGCCGCAGGACCTGGCCAACCCCTCGTACGGGGCCATGACCGCGATTTCCAACCAGTACGCGGCGATGCCCTCGCTGCACTTCGGCTGGTCGCTGTGGTGCGGGATCGTGATCGTGGTGCTGGCGCCGAAGGGCTGGCAGAAGCTGCTCGGGGCGCTGCACCCGCTGATCACGGTGTGCGCGATCGTGGCCACCGCCAACCACTGGGTGCTGGACGCCGTGGGCGGGGCCGTGGTCGTGTCCGCCGGCTTCGGGCTCGTGTACGCCCTGTCCGGGCCGCGGGGCCTGCACGTGAGCCTCCCGGCGCAGCAGCGCAGGGACGACGCGGAACGGGCGGCGTCCGCCGCCGCGCCCGTCGCGGGGTCGCGTTCCTAG